The Lycium ferocissimum isolate CSIRO_LF1 chromosome 1, AGI_CSIRO_Lferr_CH_V1, whole genome shotgun sequence genome includes a region encoding these proteins:
- the LOC132054546 gene encoding linoleate 9S-lipoxygenase 6, translating to MFKNIVDGLTGHHDSKKVKGTVVMMKKNALDFTDLAGSLADKIFETLGQKVSFQLISSVHGDPANGLQGKRSNAAYLENFVTTLTPLTAGESAFGITFDWDEEFGVPGAFTIKNMHINEFFLKSLILEDVPNHGKVHFVCNSWVYPAFRYKSDRIFFANQPYLPSETPEPLRKYRENELQVLRGDGTGKREAWDRVYDYDFYNDLGDPDQGEDHVRQILGGSADYPYPRRGRTGRAPTRTDPKSESRIPLILSLDIYVPRDERFGHLKLADFLTYALKSIVQFILPELHALFDGTPNEFDSFEDVLRMYEGGIKLPQGPLFKSLTNAIPLEMIKELLRTDGEGILRFPTPLVIKDSKSAWRTDEEFAREMLAGVNPVIISRLQEFPPKSNLDPQVYGNQNSTITAKHIEDKLDGLTIDEAINTNKLFILNHHDVLIPYLRRINTTTTKTYASRTLLFLQDNGSLKPLAIELSLPHPDGDQFGPISKVYTPADQGVEGSIWQLAKAYVAVNDSGVHQLISHWLNTHAVIEPFVIATNRQLSALHPIHKLLYPHFRDTMNINAMARQVLINAGGVLESTVFPSKYAMEMSAVVYKNWVFPDQALPADLVKRGVAVEDDSSLHGVRLLIKDYPYAVDGLEIWSAIKSWVTEYCNFYYGSAEEILTDNELQAWWKELVEVGHGDKKDAPWWPKMETPEELIDSCTIIIWIASALHAAVNFGQYPYAGYLPNRPTVSRRFMPEPGTPEYEELKTIPDKAFLRTITAQLQTLLGVSLIEILSRHTSDEIYLGQRDSPEWTKDQEPLAAFDRFGKKLSDIENQIIQRNGDPILGNRSGPVKAPYTLLFPTSEGGLTGKGIPNSVSI from the exons atgtTTAAGAATATTGTGGATGGACTAACTGGGCATCATGACTcaaagaaagtaaaaggaaCTGTGGTCATGATGAAGAAAAATGCTTTAGACTTTACTGATCTTGCTGGTTCTTTGGCTGATAAAATCTTTGAGACCCTTGGCCAAAAGGTCTCTTTCCAATTGATCAGTTCTGTTCATGGTGATCCAG CAAATGGTTTACAAGGGAAACGCAGCAATGCAGCCTACTTGGAGAACTTCGTCACTACTTTAACCCCATTAACAGCAGGGGAATCAGCCTTTGGTATCACATTTGATTGGGATGAGGAATTTGGAGTGCCAGGTGCATTCACCATCAAGAATATGCATATCAATGAGTTCTTCCTCAAGTCACTCATCCTTGAAGATGTGCCTAATCATGGCAAGGTCCATTTTGTTTGCAATTCTTGGGTTTATCCTGCTTTTAGATACAAGTCAGATCGCATTTTCTTTGCAAATCAG CCTTATCTTCCAAGTGAAACACCAGAACCATTGCGCAAATACAGAGAAAATGAATTACAGGTCTTAAGAGGAGATGGAACAGGAAAGCGTGAAGCATGGGATAGAGTTTATGACTATGATTTCTACAATGACTTGGGTGATCCAGATCAAGGTGAAGATCATGTCAGACAAATCTTGGGAGGTTCTGCTGACTACCCATATCCTCGGAGAGGAAGAACAGGCAGAGCACCAACACGAACAG ATCCTAAAAGTGAAAGCAGAATTCCACTTATTCTGAGCTTAGACATCTATGTACCGAGGGACGAGCGTTTTGGTCACTTGAAGTTGGCAGACTTCCTAACTTACGCGTTGAAATCCATTGTTCAATTCATCCTCCCTGAATTACATGCTCTATTCGATGGAACCCCTAATGAGTTTGATAGTTTTGAGGATGTACTTAGAATGTATGAAGGAGGGATCAAACTTCCTCAAGGCCCTTTATTCAAAAGTCTCACTAATGCCATTCCTCTTGAGATGATAAAAGAACTCCTGAGAACTGATGGTGAAGGAATATTGAGGTTTCCAACTCCTCTAGTTATTAAAG acagtaaaagtgcatggaggaccGATGAAGAATTTGCAAGAGAAATGCTAGCTGGAGTTAATCCTGTCATAATTAGTAGACTCCAA GAATTCCCTCCCAAAAGCAACCTGGATCCCCAAGTATATGGAAATCAGAATAGTACAATTACTGCAAAACACATAGAGGATAAGTTGGATGGGCTAACAATTGATGAG GCAATCAATACGAATAAACTTTTCATATTGAACCACCATGACGTCCTTATACCATATTTGAGGAGGAtaaacaccacaacaacaaaaaccTATGCCTCAAGAACTTTACTCTTCTTGCAAGACAATGGATCTTTGAAGCCACTAGCAATCGAATTAAGTTTGCCACATCCAGATGGAGATCAATTTGGTCCTATTAGCAAAGTGTATACTCCAGCTGATCAAGGCGTTGAGGGCTCCATCTGGCAATTGGCCAAAGCTTATGTTGCAGTGAATGACTCAGGTGTTCATCAACTAATTAGTCATTG GTTGAATACACATGCAGTGATTGAGCCATTTGTGATTGCAACAAATAGACAACTAAGTGCGCTTCACCCTATTCATAAGCTTCTATATCCGCACTTCCGGGACACAATGAATATAAATGCTATGGCAAGACAAGTTCTAATCAATGCTGGTGGAGTTCTTGAGAGTACTGTTTTTCCTTCCAAATATGCCATGGAAATGTCAGCTGTTGTTTACAAAAATTGGGTTTTCCCTGATCAAGCCCTTCCGGCGGATCTTGTTAAAAG GGGAGTGGCAGTTGAGGACGATAGTTCCCTGCATGGAGTTCGTTTGCTGATAAAGGACTACCCATACGCTGTTGATGGCTTAGAAATCTGGTCAGCAATCAAAAGTTGGGTGACAGAATACTGCAATTTCTACTACGGATCGGCTGAAGAGATTCTGACAGACAATGAACTCCAAGCCTGGTGGAAGGAACTCGTGGAAGTGGGACATGGTGATAAAAAAGATGCACCGTGGTGGCCTAAGATGGAAACACCTGAAGAGCTAATCGATTCTTGTACCATCATTATATGGATAGCTTCTGCACTTCATGCAGCAGTCAATTTCGGGCAATATCCTTACGCAGGTTACCTCCCAAATCGTCCTACAGTAAGTCGAAGATTTATGCCGGAGCCAGGAACTCCTGAGTATGAAGAGCTAAAGACAATTCCTGATAAGGCATTCCTGAGAACAATCACTGCTCAGTTACAGACATTGCTTGGTGTTTCCCTCATAGAGATATTGTCAAGGCATACTTCAGATGAAATTTACCTTGGACAAAGAGACTCCCCTGAATGGACAAAGGATCAAGAACCCCTTGCTGCTTTTGACAGATTTGGGAAGAAGTTGAGTGACATTGAAAATCAGATTATACAAAGGAATGGTGACCCTATATTGGGAAACAGGTCAGGTCCTGTTAAGGCTCCATATACATTGCTTTTCCCAACAAGTGAAGGTGGACTTACAGGTAAAGGAATTCCCAACAGTGTGTCAATATAG